In Rhodothermus marinus DSM 4252, a single genomic region encodes these proteins:
- a CDS encoding vWA domain-containing protein, whose product MRTGEDISARIVAFAQALRRAGLVIGTDQVLDALQAVALVGVARREDVRQALFSVFVRRQSEAALFDQLFRLFWQGRSPIPEELAALLPRSPVPPTPPPGMARALEALRPERPRAGVSEADEEVELVLTYSADEVLRHKDFAQMTAEEEAAVRAFLRTLRWPLPPRRTRRWQPGARRGRPDLRRTLRRALRHQGEVLRLAMRLPRYKPRPLVVLCDISGSMERYSRLLLHFLHAITGGLRRVESFVFGTRLTRITRQLRLRDVDVALAEVGRTVQDWSGGTRIGEALRTFNYRWLRRVLPASGVVLIISDGLDRGDPELLAREMARLSRSCYRLIWLNPLLRYEHYRPLTRGMRAALPYIDHFLPVHNLASLEQLGRLLASLDRRTPGTVVAE is encoded by the coding sequence ATGCGCACCGGTGAGGATATTTCCGCGCGCATTGTGGCCTTTGCGCAGGCGTTGCGGCGGGCCGGGCTGGTCATCGGCACCGATCAGGTGCTCGACGCCCTGCAGGCCGTCGCGCTGGTCGGCGTGGCGCGTCGTGAGGATGTGCGACAGGCACTTTTCAGCGTGTTCGTGCGGCGGCAGAGCGAGGCGGCCCTGTTCGATCAGCTGTTCCGATTGTTCTGGCAGGGGCGCTCGCCGATTCCGGAAGAACTGGCCGCGCTGTTGCCCCGCTCGCCTGTGCCGCCCACCCCACCGCCGGGCATGGCCCGGGCGCTGGAGGCGTTGCGTCCGGAGCGTCCCCGCGCCGGGGTCTCCGAGGCCGACGAGGAGGTGGAGCTGGTGCTCACCTACAGCGCCGACGAGGTGCTGCGCCACAAGGATTTCGCCCAGATGACGGCCGAAGAGGAGGCCGCGGTGCGGGCTTTTCTGCGCACGCTGCGCTGGCCGTTGCCGCCCCGCCGTACGCGACGCTGGCAGCCGGGTGCGCGGCGCGGACGCCCCGATCTGCGCCGGACGCTCCGCCGGGCGCTGCGTCATCAGGGCGAGGTGCTGCGGCTGGCCATGCGGCTGCCCCGCTACAAACCGCGGCCGCTGGTCGTGCTCTGCGACATCAGCGGCTCGATGGAACGCTACAGCCGGCTGCTGCTGCACTTTCTGCATGCGATCACGGGCGGGTTGCGCCGCGTCGAAAGCTTCGTGTTCGGCACGCGCCTGACGCGCATCACACGCCAGCTCCGGCTGCGCGACGTGGACGTGGCGCTGGCCGAGGTGGGTCGCACCGTGCAGGACTGGTCCGGCGGCACCCGTATCGGCGAGGCGCTGCGCACGTTCAACTACCGCTGGCTCCGGCGCGTGCTGCCCGCCAGCGGCGTCGTGCTCATCATCAGCGACGGCCTGGACCGGGGCGATCCGGAACTGCTCGCGCGCGAGATGGCCCGCCTGTCGCGCAGTTGCTATCGGCTCATCTGGCTCAATCCGCTGCTACGCTACGAGCACTATCGGCCGCTCACGCGCGGGATGCGGGCGGCCCTGCCTTACATCGACCACTTCCTGCCCGTGCACAACCTGGCCTCGCTGGAGCAGCTCGGCCGGTTGCTGGCTTCGCTGGATCGACGGACGCCCGGCACCGTTGTTGCGGAATAA
- a CDS encoding putative sugar nucleotidyl transferase yields MSWKLCVFEDRETLHLAPLVHTRPVYDLRLGLPTLLERALWALRPPEACLHARATVAPVAARLYGLPVNPAPLEGGLLLWNGRALAEPGEVLTRIRRAATDREPPRRFVQDGVTVAAWLPEGLPHPLPDTLLAASFLDELPEERVEGVRLIGRLWHLIDWMEQAFAADPATWERSEDATDQAVVQPGAVLVARERIRLAPGATIRAGAILNASDGPIYVGPGAVVSEGAVLVGPVAVGERAEVRVGAHLRNCVVGPGVKLGGEVHTTIVHSYSNKAHDGFLGHAYIGRWCNLGAGTTCSNLRNDYGPVTLYNEALGAFEQTGRQFLGLFMGDHTKTSIGTTFNTGTVVGVSCNLYGPGFHARYVPSFSWGSPADGYVPFRLEKALRVAEAVMARRGHVLDEAERAVLAALFEQVHATSAG; encoded by the coding sequence ATGTCGTGGAAGCTCTGCGTCTTCGAAGACCGGGAAACCCTTCATCTGGCACCGCTGGTGCATACGCGGCCCGTGTACGATCTGCGGCTGGGATTGCCCACGCTCCTGGAGCGGGCGCTGTGGGCGCTGCGGCCGCCGGAGGCCTGCCTGCACGCCCGCGCCACCGTGGCGCCGGTGGCCGCCCGGCTCTACGGGTTGCCGGTGAATCCGGCGCCGCTCGAGGGCGGGCTGCTGCTTTGGAACGGGCGGGCGCTGGCCGAGCCCGGCGAGGTGCTGACGCGCATCCGGCGGGCGGCTACTGATCGCGAGCCGCCCCGCCGTTTCGTCCAGGATGGCGTGACGGTGGCCGCCTGGCTTCCGGAAGGACTGCCGCATCCGCTGCCCGACACGCTGCTGGCCGCAAGCTTTCTGGACGAACTGCCCGAAGAGCGGGTCGAAGGCGTGCGGCTGATCGGACGGCTCTGGCACCTGATCGACTGGATGGAGCAGGCCTTTGCCGCGGATCCGGCCACCTGGGAGCGTTCGGAGGACGCCACCGATCAGGCCGTGGTGCAGCCGGGCGCCGTGCTGGTGGCCCGCGAGCGGATCCGGCTGGCGCCCGGTGCGACGATCCGGGCCGGTGCCATTCTCAACGCCAGCGACGGACCGATCTACGTGGGGCCGGGTGCCGTCGTCTCGGAAGGGGCCGTGCTGGTAGGGCCGGTAGCCGTCGGCGAGCGGGCCGAGGTGCGCGTGGGCGCGCATCTGCGCAACTGTGTGGTGGGGCCGGGGGTCAAGCTGGGCGGCGAGGTGCATACCACGATCGTGCACAGCTACTCGAACAAAGCACACGACGGTTTTCTGGGCCATGCCTACATCGGCCGCTGGTGCAACCTGGGCGCCGGTACCACCTGCTCGAACCTGCGCAACGACTACGGGCCCGTGACGCTTTACAACGAAGCGCTGGGTGCTTTCGAACAGACCGGCCGCCAGTTTCTGGGGCTGTTCATGGGCGACCATACGAAGACCAGCATCGGCACCACGTTCAACACCGGCACCGTGGTGGGCGTGAGCTGCAACCTGTACGGCCCCGGCTTTCATGCCCGCTACGTGCCGTCGTTTTCGTGGGGATCGCCGGCCGACGGGTACGTACCCTTCCGGTTGGAGAAGGCGCTGCGCGTGGCCGAGGCCGTCATGGCCCGTCGCGGGCACGTGCTCGATGAAGCCGAGCGCGCCGTGCTTGCCGCCCTGTTCGAGCAGGTGCACGCCACGTCGGCGGGGTAG
- a CDS encoding CDP-alcohol phosphatidyltransferase family protein, translating into MPEQSTTRPGGRLLPLGRFWTIPNMLSLLRLVLAFPLAYLVLTHGPLRWVLALALLAIVTDWFDGQVARWSHTVSDWGKVLDPLADKVTAGLVSMALVARGDLPLWFFAFVVVRDALIVLGGALLAHRTRRVYMSLWSGKVAVTVLALTILAALLEADPPVFRVLLWSSIVLLSYSFLRYVVRFVRAWRGQPEPEGPVVSGQTVPSST; encoded by the coding sequence ATGCCGGAGCAAAGCACCACACGGCCGGGCGGGCGGCTGTTGCCGCTGGGGCGGTTCTGGACCATCCCTAATATGCTCAGTCTGTTGCGGCTGGTGCTGGCCTTCCCGCTGGCCTACCTGGTGCTGACGCACGGGCCGTTGCGGTGGGTGCTGGCGCTGGCCCTGCTGGCCATCGTGACGGACTGGTTCGACGGACAGGTGGCCCGCTGGTCCCATACGGTCTCGGACTGGGGCAAGGTGCTCGACCCGCTGGCCGACAAGGTCACGGCCGGACTGGTCTCGATGGCGCTGGTAGCACGGGGAGATCTGCCGCTCTGGTTTTTTGCGTTCGTGGTGGTGCGAGACGCGCTGATCGTGCTGGGCGGCGCCCTGCTGGCGCACCGCACGCGGCGCGTGTACATGAGCCTGTGGTCCGGCAAGGTGGCCGTGACGGTGCTGGCCCTGACTATCCTGGCCGCCCTGCTGGAGGCCGATCCGCCCGTGTTTCGGGTGCTGCTCTGGTCGTCGATCGTGCTGCTGAGCTATTCGTTCCTGCGCTACGTGGTCCGTTTCGTGCGGGCCTGGCGCGGCCAACCCGAACCGGAAGGCCCGGTCGTTTCGGGCCAGACGGTACCGTCGTCAACCTGA
- a CDS encoding AAA family ATPase: MSDGKFPESIEAVQQALAAHDYVAERGLATTIFLALRMRRPLFLEGEPGVGKTEVAKVLARMLRVPLIRLQCYEGLDVHTAVYEWNYARQLLEIRLAEASGQVDRNRLLAEIFSPDFLIARPLLQAVQQSRDGQAPVLLIDELDRSDEEFEAFLLELLSDFQISIPELGTVRAEVPPVVVITSNRTREIHDALKRRCLYYWVEYPSFEKELAIVRRRVPGLAEQLARQVVAFVQALRREDLYKPPGVAETLDWAEALLALDRSELDAATVSETLGALLKYRDDVELVQRPEVQARLLETARARGA, encoded by the coding sequence ATGTCGGACGGAAAGTTTCCGGAGTCGATCGAGGCGGTGCAGCAGGCGCTGGCCGCGCACGACTACGTGGCCGAGCGGGGTCTGGCCACGACGATCTTTCTGGCGCTTCGGATGCGGCGTCCGCTCTTTCTGGAGGGCGAGCCGGGCGTCGGCAAGACGGAAGTGGCCAAGGTGCTGGCCCGTATGCTGCGGGTGCCGCTCATCCGCCTGCAGTGCTACGAGGGGCTCGACGTGCACACGGCCGTCTACGAGTGGAACTATGCCCGCCAGTTGCTCGAGATTCGGCTGGCCGAGGCGAGCGGACAGGTCGATCGCAACCGACTGCTGGCCGAAATTTTCAGTCCGGACTTTCTGATCGCGCGGCCGCTGCTACAGGCCGTGCAGCAGAGCCGGGACGGACAGGCGCCCGTGCTGCTCATCGACGAACTGGACCGCAGCGATGAGGAATTCGAGGCGTTTCTGCTGGAGCTGCTTTCGGATTTTCAGATCTCGATTCCCGAGCTGGGCACCGTGCGCGCCGAGGTGCCGCCGGTCGTCGTGATCACGTCGAACCGCACGCGCGAAATTCACGACGCGCTCAAGCGCCGGTGCCTTTACTACTGGGTCGAATATCCGTCGTTTGAAAAAGAGCTGGCGATCGTGCGGCGGCGCGTGCCCGGTCTGGCCGAGCAGCTGGCCCGTCAGGTGGTGGCCTTCGTGCAGGCGCTGCGGCGGGAGGATCTGTACAAGCCGCCGGGTGTGGCCGAAACGCTCGACTGGGCCGAGGCGCTGCTGGCGCTGGATCGCAGCGAACTGGACGCGGCAACGGTTTCGGAAACGCTCGGCGCCCTGCTCAAATACCGGGACGACGTGGAGCTGGTGCAGCGGCCGGAGGTGCAGGCGCGCCTGCTGGAGACGGCACGTGCCCGGGGAGCCTGA
- the ftsY gene encoding signal recognition particle-docking protein FtsY, which produces MGFFDRFRKRDKERLEEGLEKTRTSLLGKLDRLIRGKDQVDDEVLDQLEELLITSDVGVKTTLEIIRRVEARVARDKYVSTRELNAIIRDEIAQLLLDHAPERPADFDAPLPHKPYVIMVVGVNGVGKTTTIGKLAYRYREAGKSVLLGAADTFRAAAIEQLEIWAERAGVPLIKQHPGADPAAVAFDTLAAAKSRGVDVVIIDTAGRLHTKGGLMEELAKIRRVMGRQVEGAPHEVLLVLDASTGQNAIRQAEEFTKSVEVTGLVLTKLDGTAKGGIVIGISNEFKIPVKYIGVGEKIEDLQIFDRRAFVEALFGKELV; this is translated from the coding sequence ATGGGATTTTTTGATCGTTTTCGGAAGAGGGACAAAGAGCGTCTGGAAGAAGGGCTGGAAAAGACGCGCACGAGCCTGCTGGGCAAACTCGATCGCCTGATCCGGGGCAAGGATCAGGTCGATGACGAGGTGCTGGACCAGCTCGAAGAGCTGTTGATCACCAGCGACGTGGGTGTCAAGACCACGCTGGAGATCATCCGCCGCGTCGAAGCGCGCGTGGCGCGCGACAAGTACGTTTCGACCAGAGAACTCAACGCCATCATTCGCGACGAGATCGCCCAGCTCCTGCTGGACCACGCGCCGGAGCGTCCGGCCGACTTCGACGCCCCGCTGCCCCACAAACCCTACGTGATCATGGTGGTGGGCGTCAACGGCGTGGGGAAGACCACCACGATCGGCAAGCTGGCCTACCGTTACCGGGAGGCGGGCAAAAGCGTGTTGCTGGGCGCGGCCGATACGTTCCGGGCGGCAGCCATCGAGCAACTCGAGATCTGGGCGGAGCGGGCTGGCGTGCCGCTCATCAAGCAGCATCCGGGCGCCGATCCGGCCGCCGTGGCCTTCGACACGCTGGCCGCCGCCAAAAGTCGGGGGGTCGATGTGGTCATCATCGACACGGCCGGCCGGCTGCACACCAAAGGCGGCCTCATGGAAGAACTGGCCAAGATCCGGCGCGTGATGGGCCGCCAGGTGGAAGGCGCACCGCACGAAGTGCTGCTTGTGCTTGACGCCTCGACCGGCCAGAATGCCATCCGTCAGGCCGAAGAGTTCACGAAGAGCGTCGAGGTAACCGGTCTGGTGCTGACCAAGCTCGACGGCACGGCCAAAGGCGGCATCGTGATCGGTATCTCCAACGAGTTCAAGATCCCTGTCAAGTACATCGGCGTGGGGGAGAAGATCGAGGACCTGCAGATCTTCGACCGCCGCGCCTTTGTCGAAGCCCTGTTCGGAAAAGAGCTGGTCTGA